A DNA window from Luteolibacter luteus contains the following coding sequences:
- a CDS encoding glycosyltransferase family 4 protein: MTTTVSSPIVAAQAPLREAVPGTMGKFIVAAPERVNYYEDYARVLAKIDSLYGYFTGNRRGSKGIPGELTYLNPLFGLFINGTRRVLPGYTAEWLRAAIHPLFDRWVSIDVQPGNHVLSSYGYTTRCFKKARAQGGKAFLEAGNSHPENFWNTVMEEHRRWKVRRLPYPPNWNRQGRRMIEHVDYVLAPSKYVAQSFLDRGFAAEQIIHSPFAINLDLFRPKDAALPPSSPIRVVCSGSVSLRKGFPYLLEAVRIIRKTHDVVLVLTDQVESSMKHILPKFADVPIEWSPPKPHAELAEHLRGCHVFALLSLEEGFARTAAEALACGLPAVLTFNTGSADCIEPGVNGEIVPVRDPQAAAEAILRCHERQLEKGRPDVGNLHDYLSFERFEARFLDGLRRIGLLEH, encoded by the coding sequence ATGACCACAACCGTTTCATCGCCGATAGTTGCTGCGCAGGCTCCATTACGGGAGGCTGTCCCGGGCACCATGGGCAAGTTCATCGTCGCCGCCCCCGAGCGTGTGAATTACTACGAGGACTATGCCCGGGTCCTCGCGAAGATAGATTCGCTTTACGGCTATTTCACCGGTAACCGCCGGGGCAGCAAAGGCATTCCCGGCGAACTGACTTATCTCAATCCGCTGTTCGGGCTTTTCATCAATGGAACGCGCCGCGTGCTGCCGGGATACACGGCGGAATGGCTGCGTGCTGCGATCCACCCGCTCTTTGACCGCTGGGTAAGCATTGACGTGCAGCCCGGGAACCACGTGCTCTCCAGCTACGGCTACACGACCCGCTGCTTCAAGAAGGCGCGTGCCCAAGGTGGCAAGGCGTTTCTGGAAGCGGGGAATTCCCACCCGGAGAATTTCTGGAATACGGTGATGGAAGAGCACCGCCGCTGGAAAGTACGGCGCTTGCCGTACCCGCCGAACTGGAACCGCCAGGGCCGCCGGATGATCGAGCATGTCGACTACGTTCTGGCCCCCAGCAAATACGTTGCCCAATCTTTCCTGGATCGCGGATTCGCCGCCGAGCAGATCATCCATTCGCCCTTTGCGATCAATCTCGATCTCTTCAGGCCCAAGGATGCCGCCCTGCCGCCTTCTTCTCCCATCCGTGTGGTATGCTCCGGCAGCGTTTCACTGAGGAAAGGCTTTCCGTATCTCCTCGAAGCCGTCCGGATCATCCGCAAGACTCACGACGTGGTGCTGGTGTTGACCGATCAGGTGGAGAGCAGCATGAAGCACATCCTGCCGAAGTTCGCGGACGTGCCCATCGAGTGGTCGCCTCCCAAGCCACATGCCGAGCTCGCGGAGCATCTCCGCGGCTGCCACGTCTTTGCCCTGCTTTCCTTGGAGGAAGGATTCGCGCGCACGGCAGCCGAGGCATTGGCCTGCGGACTTCCCGCCGTGCTCACATTCAACACCGGCTCTGCCGACTGCATCGAGCCGGGTGTGAATGGTGAGATCGTGCCGGTCCGCGATCCCCAGGCCGCCGCCGAGGCCATCCTGAGGTGCCATGAGCGCCAGTTGGAAAAGGGCAGGCCGGATGTGGGGAATCTCCACGACTATCTTTCATTCGAACGCTTCGAAGCCCGCTTCCTTGATGGGCTTCGCCGCATCGGTCTCCTCGAACATTGA
- a CDS encoding acyltransferase family protein yields MQPAQSTSALPSAGGFPSLQGGKIPALNGWRAVCISLVLLHHSKWVPGGPDFNITGFGGLGVRFFFVISGFLITVLMLREVATKGHLEVGAFFKRRCLRILPVYYAFLAAVFLLQLGTPYELSLQEWIGNLTFTKNYFGSDWTTGHLWSLAVEQQFYLLWPFAFRALAPLASPRRALAWLSLPMLLCPVLWAIGSITGIKGPLNLGSFFINADALATGCALAVLLWHWGDKVSAWFARKSVFLLMAGTFAVAASLWLAPQLRGVLFALTFTFPTLQNLGLALLLALSIQAGRSRLLAWLDWSWIAFIGTVSYSLYMWQQIFCTKPEVFGASPAWWNSFPLWVVAAFLAALASYYLVERPFLRMKRRHTSSPVESLRTDEIPACPGEK; encoded by the coding sequence ATGCAGCCTGCGCAGTCAACATCCGCTCTCCCCTCCGCGGGAGGTTTTCCATCCCTGCAGGGAGGAAAAATTCCCGCCCTGAATGGCTGGCGAGCGGTCTGCATCTCGCTGGTCTTGCTTCATCACTCGAAGTGGGTTCCCGGTGGTCCGGATTTCAACATCACCGGCTTTGGCGGTTTGGGTGTCCGCTTCTTTTTCGTCATCAGCGGTTTTCTGATTACCGTGCTCATGCTTCGCGAGGTCGCGACGAAAGGGCACCTGGAAGTCGGAGCCTTCTTCAAGCGCCGCTGCCTGCGCATCCTCCCGGTCTACTATGCCTTCCTCGCAGCCGTTTTTCTCCTGCAACTAGGAACACCGTACGAGCTCTCCCTCCAGGAGTGGATCGGAAACCTGACCTTCACGAAAAACTACTTCGGTAGCGACTGGACCACCGGGCATCTGTGGAGCCTGGCTGTTGAACAGCAGTTCTATCTTCTCTGGCCTTTTGCGTTTCGTGCCTTGGCCCCTTTGGCTTCGCCGCGCCGCGCCTTGGCATGGCTCTCCCTCCCGATGCTGCTTTGCCCGGTGCTGTGGGCTATCGGGTCGATCACCGGGATCAAAGGCCCCCTCAATCTGGGCTCCTTCTTCATCAATGCAGATGCGCTTGCCACCGGCTGTGCCCTCGCGGTGCTGCTCTGGCATTGGGGAGACAAGGTGAGTGCGTGGTTCGCCAGGAAGAGCGTATTCCTTCTGATGGCGGGCACCTTCGCCGTGGCCGCCAGCCTCTGGCTCGCACCACAACTGCGCGGCGTCCTTTTCGCGCTCACCTTCACGTTTCCTACCCTTCAGAACCTCGGCTTGGCACTGTTGTTGGCGCTTTCCATCCAGGCGGGCCGCAGCCGCCTGCTGGCGTGGCTTGACTGGTCATGGATCGCCTTCATCGGTACCGTATCCTACTCGCTCTACATGTGGCAGCAGATCTTCTGCACCAAGCCTGAGGTCTTCGGAGCTTCTCCAGCATGGTGGAACTCTTTCCCTCTGTGGGTCGTGGCGGCCTTCCTTGCTGCTCTCGCTTCCTATTATCTGGTCGAGCGCCCCTTCCTCCGCATGAAACGCCGGCACACCTCCTCCCCGGTGGAGTCCCTGCGTACCGATGAGATTCCTGCATGCCCGGGCGAAAAATGA
- a CDS encoding DapH/DapD/GlmU-related protein gives MSLGDLKVKLISLQAPLWRAWARLCRAEVASDVSIMGRPHFRIAKGARVILSRGVTLFGIKQMNPLIGSGRSTFWAIAPGALIELGKDVGGSSPCLCAALRIRIGEGTILGADCLIVDNDFHLPGEGWKWGFNPVETARPVEIGRGCFIGARSIVLKGVTIGDGAVVGAGAVVTSDVPAFHMATGNPAVVRPLSAKWRRDDVDPSAPAS, from the coding sequence ATGAGTCTCGGTGATCTGAAAGTGAAGCTGATCAGTCTCCAGGCACCCTTGTGGCGTGCATGGGCGAGGCTCTGCCGTGCCGAGGTGGCAAGCGACGTCTCCATCATGGGACGCCCGCATTTCCGGATCGCGAAGGGCGCGAGGGTGATTCTCTCGCGGGGCGTGACGCTCTTCGGCATCAAGCAGATGAATCCTCTCATCGGTAGCGGTCGCAGTACCTTCTGGGCCATCGCACCGGGTGCCCTGATCGAGCTTGGAAAGGACGTCGGGGGCAGTAGCCCCTGCCTCTGCGCGGCCCTGCGAATCCGGATTGGAGAGGGCACGATCCTCGGGGCGGACTGCCTCATTGTGGACAATGACTTCCACCTTCCTGGCGAAGGATGGAAGTGGGGTTTCAATCCGGTGGAGACCGCTCGTCCGGTTGAGATCGGCCGTGGCTGTTTTATTGGCGCGCGCTCCATCGTTCTCAAAGGCGTCACCATTGGTGACGGTGCGGTGGTAGGTGCCGGCGCAGTCGTCACCTCGGATGTGCCGGCTTTCCACATGGCCACGGGAAATCCGGCGGTCGTGCGACCCCTCTCTGCCAAGTGGCGGAGAGACGACGTGGATCCTTCCGCCCCCGCTTCGTGA
- a CDS encoding glycosyltransferase family 4 protein has translation MSGRKKIAILADSPVDALRAGAQGRGAGQGATWLPPLAEAFAAYQDLEITWVALEQGLPVRIDEIHHGQRFIALPHIKKTYDTLLNYLPARLRLKNEIRKIQPHVVHVWGSEHYYPSILSGLGIPSVYSIQGNMTHYAKLGTLPDNWYWRKQWRYEGRWIPHATVVACESPWSREIALENWPEIDARNIEWGVHPSFYDIKWQPEMERPYVLHCGSIDWRKGIDVLFDALALLPDRNWGIRFAGEGPLRSEMEARGLAGVEWLGNLKWDELKRQMAGASALVVPTRADTGPSVVKEARVIGLPVIGSCHGGLRDYIQPGVNGLHVDPLEAASLAKVMDGLMSDPAMILSLGSGRHQQDRDYFRPERAARSFHDLYLELANESR, from the coding sequence ATGAGCGGTCGGAAAAAAATCGCCATCCTCGCCGATTCTCCGGTCGATGCCTTGCGAGCTGGAGCCCAAGGCCGCGGAGCTGGACAGGGGGCCACCTGGCTACCGCCGCTGGCCGAGGCCTTTGCCGCATATCAGGATCTGGAGATCACTTGGGTAGCCCTGGAGCAGGGCCTTCCTGTCAGGATCGACGAGATTCATCACGGCCAGCGTTTCATCGCTCTGCCTCACATCAAGAAGACCTACGACACCCTCCTAAACTATCTGCCGGCCCGGCTCCGGCTGAAGAACGAGATCCGTAAGATCCAGCCCCATGTGGTCCACGTGTGGGGCTCCGAGCATTACTATCCGAGCATCCTGTCCGGCTTGGGCATTCCCTCCGTTTATTCGATCCAGGGAAACATGACCCACTACGCAAAGCTGGGCACTTTGCCGGACAATTGGTATTGGCGCAAGCAGTGGCGCTACGAAGGTCGCTGGATTCCGCATGCCACGGTGGTCGCCTGCGAATCGCCGTGGTCCAGAGAGATCGCCTTGGAAAATTGGCCGGAGATCGATGCGAGGAATATCGAATGGGGCGTTCATCCGTCCTTCTACGACATCAAATGGCAGCCGGAGATGGAGCGGCCCTACGTTCTCCACTGCGGTTCGATCGATTGGCGCAAGGGGATTGATGTGTTGTTCGATGCCCTGGCACTTCTTCCCGATCGCAATTGGGGCATTCGCTTTGCCGGGGAAGGACCTCTGCGCAGCGAAATGGAGGCCCGGGGTTTAGCCGGTGTGGAATGGTTGGGCAATTTGAAGTGGGATGAACTGAAGCGGCAGATGGCCGGAGCATCCGCGCTTGTCGTTCCCACTAGGGCCGACACGGGGCCCTCCGTCGTAAAGGAGGCCCGCGTCATCGGTCTGCCGGTGATCGGCTCTTGTCACGGTGGCCTGCGTGATTACATCCAGCCCGGCGTGAATGGTCTGCACGTCGACCCCTTGGAAGCCGCCTCTTTAGCCAAGGTGATGGATGGTCTGATGTCGGACCCCGCGATGATTCTTTCACTCGGGAGCGGGCGGCATCAGCAGGATCGCGACTACTTCCGACCGGAGCGCGCGGCGCGTTCCTTCCACGATCTCTACCTCGAACTCGCGAATGAGTCTCGGTGA
- a CDS encoding O-methyltransferase encodes MSSPSNPVQARFPENDVPAPLPEPGIVHLFRSLFRLTGRKRSVDFFLTPMLEHRNYLPVAAAEEVIPGFGESLVTLRDLPRGLWATPLVDTLTVVKAAKGFQSKRILEIGSYKGSTARLLAENTPDDTRIWTLDQDPEHGSAYRGTPLESRIHRVVGKADYELLKEHGTFDLIFVDADHDYESAYRHSVTALNLLAPGGVILWHDYQNKDYLHGGCGVPEALDAVTRKLGRSLVSIEGTMVAIYSEHAGWETSKIKQSSGKEGTIDPWSDTKIRGL; translated from the coding sequence ATGAGTTCTCCATCCAACCCTGTCCAAGCCCGGTTTCCGGAAAATGACGTGCCGGCACCGCTGCCGGAGCCGGGCATCGTCCATCTCTTCCGCTCCTTGTTCCGCCTCACAGGCCGCAAGCGGTCGGTGGACTTCTTCCTCACGCCGATGCTGGAGCATCGCAATTACCTGCCGGTAGCCGCAGCGGAAGAAGTCATCCCCGGATTCGGCGAATCCCTCGTTACCTTGCGCGATTTGCCGCGGGGCCTGTGGGCCACGCCGCTGGTGGATACCCTCACCGTCGTCAAGGCTGCGAAAGGATTCCAATCGAAGCGCATTCTCGAGATCGGCAGCTACAAGGGCTCAACCGCCCGATTGCTTGCCGAGAATACTCCGGACGATACCCGGATCTGGACCCTTGATCAGGATCCGGAGCATGGCTCGGCTTATCGCGGCACGCCGCTGGAATCCCGCATCCACCGCGTGGTCGGAAAGGCCGACTATGAGCTGCTGAAGGAGCATGGCACCTTCGACCTGATCTTCGTGGATGCCGACCACGACTATGAATCGGCCTATCGCCACAGCGTCACCGCGCTGAATCTCCTGGCACCCGGCGGCGTCATCCTTTGGCACGATTACCAGAACAAGGACTACCTCCATGGCGGCTGCGGCGTGCCGGAGGCTCTCGATGCCGTGACCCGCAAGCTCGGGCGCTCCTTGGTTTCGATCGAAGGCACCATGGTGGCGATTTACTCGGAGCACGCCGGATGGGAGACCTCGAAGATCAAGCAATCCTCCGGCAAGGAAGGTACCATCGATCCTTGGAGCGACACCAAGATCCGCGGACTCTGA
- a CDS encoding glycosyltransferase family 2 protein, with the protein MESASWIVIPVHNRKTTTRACLDRLRMQGIFDRTIVCVVDDGCTDGTREMLESGFPEVRRVEGNGHLFWGGGILEGMKVAHPAGADVIVWLNDDCLPAAGAIDHLIARVRETKGICGGVCRDPENPEVVTYSGSRVGHDDMISPEPGEYLQVDMINGNLVAVHREVVDRIGFPPGLELPHYGGDSVYALRAARAGISCEVSGDAMATNPPNPYFDRFGKTKPAWWLLKEPFRTGSILYWPTYWRFLREAFGWRAYVRWPAYFIRLVRQLVAALGRQLSAQ; encoded by the coding sequence GTGGAGTCTGCTTCTTGGATCGTCATCCCCGTTCACAACCGCAAGACCACGACCCGCGCGTGCCTTGATCGATTGCGGATGCAGGGGATCTTTGACCGCACCATCGTGTGCGTGGTGGATGACGGCTGTACGGACGGCACGCGGGAGATGCTTGAATCCGGGTTTCCGGAGGTGCGCCGCGTGGAGGGAAATGGCCATCTCTTTTGGGGTGGTGGCATTCTGGAGGGAATGAAGGTAGCCCACCCCGCGGGGGCGGATGTCATCGTCTGGTTGAATGACGATTGCCTGCCTGCGGCCGGAGCGATTGATCATCTGATCGCCCGCGTCCGGGAGACCAAGGGCATCTGCGGCGGCGTCTGCCGCGATCCGGAGAATCCGGAGGTCGTGACTTACAGCGGCAGCAGGGTGGGACACGATGACATGATCTCCCCGGAACCCGGAGAGTACCTGCAGGTGGACATGATCAACGGGAATCTCGTTGCGGTTCACCGGGAGGTCGTGGATCGCATCGGTTTCCCGCCTGGACTAGAGCTTCCGCACTACGGGGGGGATTCCGTTTATGCGCTGCGTGCCGCCCGCGCCGGGATTTCCTGCGAGGTCTCCGGAGACGCCATGGCCACCAATCCGCCGAATCCATACTTCGACCGCTTCGGAAAGACCAAGCCCGCCTGGTGGCTTCTCAAGGAACCCTTCCGTACGGGATCGATCCTCTATTGGCCGACTTATTGGCGATTCCTTCGTGAAGCTTTCGGATGGCGCGCCTACGTTCGTTGGCCTGCTTACTTCATCCGCTTGGTGCGCCAACTCGTTGCCGCCCTCGGGCGCCAGCTTTCCGCGCAGTGA
- a CDS encoding glycosyltransferase family 4 protein: MSSQSNRAGIALFLEYPLADRGGVSVLVEELILAFGEEFAVWLISPDSSEDVLKSPVGHLLEGHVRFVLTHLPPSGRYDELASSLVEKLKEAGIKLVHFHCGGTFGWGNRWPGRSMPRAFSRAGLKTVWTNHLTEPAAKAFAARGRSKRLSGALGPVGRLGKILQTRAVDTEIAVSEHDRDYLQAHYPAGRALKRIYHSRLRESILASTSIREPLILAVGHIAFRKGQHFLVRAFLEIAASVPDWRLEIAGHDGGDGCWQEIQSLCASHPQGSRVNLLGAHSRPSDLMSRASIFVQPSLEEALGLAVQEAIFLGCPAIGTRVGGIPEVIDEGITGLLVEPGSAEAIAAALTRLISDSGLRQEFGARGREAILRKGMTAPRMADAHRSLYLELLA; the protein is encoded by the coding sequence ATGAGTTCGCAGAGCAATCGTGCGGGCATCGCCCTCTTCCTTGAATACCCGCTTGCGGACCGTGGAGGAGTGAGCGTCTTGGTCGAGGAGCTGATCCTTGCTTTCGGGGAGGAGTTCGCCGTGTGGCTTATCAGCCCTGATTCGAGCGAGGATGTGCTGAAATCGCCGGTCGGACACCTGCTTGAAGGACATGTGCGCTTTGTGCTGACGCATTTGCCGCCTTCGGGTCGCTACGATGAACTCGCCAGCAGCCTGGTGGAGAAGCTCAAGGAAGCGGGCATCAAGCTGGTCCATTTTCACTGCGGAGGTACCTTCGGCTGGGGAAACCGTTGGCCCGGCCGCTCGATGCCGCGAGCCTTCTCACGTGCCGGGCTGAAAACCGTGTGGACAAATCATCTGACCGAGCCAGCGGCAAAGGCCTTCGCGGCACGCGGCAGGTCGAAGCGTTTGTCCGGAGCACTTGGTCCCGTAGGCCGTCTGGGGAAGATTCTTCAAACTCGCGCGGTGGACACGGAGATAGCCGTCTCCGAACATGATCGCGATTACCTGCAGGCGCATTATCCCGCAGGCCGAGCCTTGAAGCGGATTTATCACTCCCGTTTGCGGGAAAGCATTCTCGCATCGACGTCAATTCGTGAGCCTCTGATCCTGGCGGTCGGCCATATCGCGTTCCGGAAGGGACAGCACTTTCTGGTGCGCGCCTTCCTTGAAATCGCCGCAAGTGTTCCGGACTGGAGACTTGAGATCGCCGGACACGACGGAGGAGATGGTTGCTGGCAGGAAATCCAATCCCTCTGTGCGAGCCATCCGCAAGGTTCCCGAGTGAACCTCCTCGGGGCGCATTCGCGGCCTTCCGATCTCATGAGCCGTGCCTCCATCTTCGTGCAGCCATCGCTGGAGGAAGCCCTTGGGCTCGCTGTGCAGGAGGCCATCTTCCTTGGCTGCCCGGCCATCGGCACCAGGGTAGGAGGGATTCCGGAAGTCATCGACGAAGGGATTACCGGCCTCCTCGTCGAACCGGGTAGCGCGGAGGCAATCGCCGCCGCACTCACGCGCCTGATTTCCGATTCGGGATTGCGGCAAGAGTTTGGCGCACGCGGTCGCGAGGCAATCCTGAGAAAGGGGATGACCGCGCCACGCATGGCCGATGCTCACCGTAGCCTTTACCTCGAACTTCTCGCGTGA
- a CDS encoding putative sugar O-methyltransferase, producing MKQAIWDFLYRFFPGHGHHLVPSAGLYDWQQNPEIGTGSVVTDGPETKDSRLQPDSPRLAELRKRYAEFDKQATTPLVWSPGRVTAEELRGFRGADIYVWQSGGLNYGLMAHALAYHYLRSHDELGLLDRMDDDAAFAVRRFDVDGRKVSRDLLDSILEINFIERELGLSKKPGFNVLDIGAGYGRLAHRMVQAMPMLGKHLCTDAVPESTFICQHYLGHRGVTDKAQVVPLDEIERTLAATPVDLAVNIHSFSECSLEAIDWWAKLLASNRVPWLLVCPNAKHDAGRHLGVEDGRGFKGEIEKHGYRLVKMSPKYEDPVIQAYGLDPSYFHLFQLQ from the coding sequence ATGAAACAGGCCATCTGGGACTTTCTCTACCGGTTCTTTCCCGGTCACGGACATCATCTGGTGCCGAGCGCCGGGCTGTACGATTGGCAACAAAACCCGGAGATCGGTACGGGATCGGTGGTTACCGATGGCCCTGAAACAAAAGACAGCCGTCTACAGCCGGATAGTCCCCGCCTTGCCGAACTGCGGAAACGCTACGCCGAGTTCGACAAGCAGGCCACAACCCCGCTGGTCTGGAGTCCCGGTCGTGTCACGGCGGAAGAACTCCGCGGGTTCCGTGGTGCCGACATTTACGTCTGGCAATCGGGCGGGCTGAACTACGGCCTCATGGCCCACGCCTTGGCCTATCACTACCTCCGGTCACACGATGAACTGGGGTTGCTGGATCGCATGGATGATGACGCCGCCTTCGCCGTGCGCCGGTTCGATGTGGACGGGCGCAAGGTCTCTCGCGATCTGCTCGATTCCATCCTGGAGATCAATTTCATCGAACGCGAACTCGGGCTCTCGAAGAAGCCGGGATTCAATGTCCTCGATATCGGCGCCGGTTACGGACGCCTGGCCCATCGTATGGTGCAGGCCATGCCGATGCTCGGGAAGCATCTCTGCACCGACGCCGTCCCGGAATCGACCTTCATCTGCCAGCACTACCTCGGCCACCGGGGCGTCACCGACAAGGCGCAGGTGGTCCCGCTTGATGAGATCGAGCGTACGCTTGCTGCTACACCGGTCGACCTCGCGGTGAATATCCACAGCTTCTCCGAGTGCAGCTTGGAGGCGATCGATTGGTGGGCGAAGTTGCTCGCGTCAAACCGCGTGCCTTGGCTCTTGGTTTGCCCGAATGCCAAGCACGATGCCGGCCGCCATCTTGGCGTTGAGGACGGCCGCGGCTTCAAGGGCGAGATCGAGAAGCACGGCTATCGCTTGGTGAAGATGTCGCCGAAGTATGAGGACCCCGTGATCCAGGCCTATGGTCTCGACCCAAGCTACTTCCACTTGTTCCAGCTCCAGTAA
- a CDS encoding lipopolysaccharide biosynthesis protein: MILAIFQRLRSSPTGLTALTGYAAMLSTLVVGLFSVPLALHFLTNEEFGLWSVVGQSLGYLLLLDFGVSWSASRMLVAPLREGNLEELESWWTVIVTVLCFQGLLVAGLGFAATDYIINFFKLSKELIPAAEILWGGMILINAIQLPFRAYTGILYCQDRWYVMHLISILTSWINLIAFAALLLAGYRTSAYLVASGLSIAANSLLMRHMVRKSGTRLRLSRRAFDFDKLRVLFRYSSGLFLLALAAQITFMTQSIIIGKVVGLGAVAAFVVSSKSLAVVMQLVKRAFESFSPRWMQLYVSGDKQEIWNQWRRLMAWLLPAGMMGALGILIFNRSFSMLYGGAENHVSRLFDLLLAGGLVAQVFINFTSFVFPISARIKGWCLAGLGDAVLQVVFGILFTRWYGSAGLLVGTLLGPLLVSVPYLLLKAPGELGISRRAMAGEVVRPYALTFAALIACFFILNTPAATPAGWWPSNIEFLLGFGLAALGVIWFCKFRVLFSGAKRVEI; the protein is encoded by the coding sequence ATGATTCTTGCGATTTTCCAGCGGCTCCGTAGTTCTCCTACGGGGCTCACAGCGCTTACCGGTTACGCCGCGATGCTTAGCACGCTGGTGGTGGGCCTGTTTTCAGTGCCCTTGGCCCTGCATTTCCTCACCAATGAGGAATTCGGCCTGTGGAGCGTGGTGGGACAGTCCTTGGGTTATCTCCTGCTCTTGGACTTTGGCGTTTCTTGGTCGGCAAGCCGGATGCTTGTCGCTCCCCTGCGCGAAGGGAATCTGGAGGAGTTGGAGTCCTGGTGGACTGTCATCGTTACCGTTCTTTGTTTCCAGGGCCTGCTCGTCGCCGGTCTCGGCTTCGCCGCGACCGATTATATCATCAATTTCTTCAAGCTTTCCAAGGAGCTGATTCCTGCCGCCGAGATCCTTTGGGGAGGGATGATCCTCATCAATGCGATCCAATTGCCCTTCCGCGCCTATACCGGGATCCTCTACTGCCAGGATCGTTGGTATGTGATGCATCTGATTTCGATCCTCACCTCGTGGATCAATCTGATCGCCTTTGCCGCACTGTTGCTGGCAGGCTACCGGACCTCCGCCTATTTGGTGGCGAGCGGCCTTTCGATCGCTGCCAACTCTCTCTTGATGCGCCACATGGTCAGGAAGAGTGGCACAAGGCTGCGGCTGAGCCGCCGGGCCTTCGATTTTGACAAGCTGCGGGTCCTGTTCCGCTACAGCAGCGGCCTCTTCCTCCTCGCCTTGGCGGCGCAGATCACATTCATGACCCAGTCGATCATCATCGGCAAGGTGGTGGGCTTGGGAGCGGTGGCGGCCTTTGTCGTGAGCTCGAAGTCACTCGCTGTGGTCATGCAGCTCGTGAAGCGGGCCTTCGAGTCCTTCAGTCCCCGCTGGATGCAGCTCTATGTGAGCGGCGACAAGCAGGAGATCTGGAATCAATGGCGGCGTCTGATGGCCTGGCTCCTGCCTGCGGGCATGATGGGGGCGCTCGGCATTCTGATCTTCAATCGCTCTTTCTCGATGCTATATGGCGGCGCCGAGAACCATGTGAGCCGGCTCTTCGACTTGCTTTTGGCGGGAGGCTTGGTCGCGCAGGTGTTCATCAATTTCACCTCCTTCGTGTTTCCGATTTCAGCGAGGATCAAGGGATGGTGCCTCGCCGGCCTGGGGGATGCCGTCCTTCAAGTCGTCTTCGGAATTCTCTTCACCCGTTGGTATGGAAGTGCCGGCCTGCTGGTCGGTACCTTGCTCGGCCCATTGCTCGTTTCCGTGCCCTACCTATTGCTGAAGGCTCCGGGCGAGCTTGGCATTTCCCGGCGCGCGATGGCAGGCGAAGTCGTCCGGCCTTACGCGCTGACCTTTGCAGCTTTGATCGCGTGTTTCTTCATTCTCAATACACCCGCGGCGACTCCCGCCGGCTGGTGGCCCAGCAACATCGAATTCCTTCTTGGCTTTGGCTTGGCCGCGCTCGGTGTCATCTGGTTCTGCAAGTTCCGTGTCCTCTTTTCCGGAGCGAAGCGCGTCGAAATATGA